A single region of the Brassica rapa cultivar Chiifu-401-42 chromosome A03, CAAS_Brap_v3.01, whole genome shotgun sequence genome encodes:
- the LOC103857488 gene encoding heterogeneous nuclear ribonucleoprotein 1 yields the protein MESDQGKLFIGGISWDTDENLLKEYFANYGEVLQVTVMREKATGRPRGFGFVAFSDPAVIDRVLQEKHHIDNRDVDVKRAMSREEQSPGGRPGGFNASRSFDSGASVRTKKIFVGGLPPALTSDEFRAYFETYGPVSDAVIMIDQATQRPRGFGFVSFDSEDSVDLVLHKTFHDMNGKQVEVKRALPKDANPGIAGGGRGGSGGFPGYGGGSGGSCYEGGRVDSSSRYMPPQNVGSGYPPYGASGYGTGYGYGSNGVGYGGFGGYGNPAGAPYGNPAGVPGAGFGSGPRSSWGGQAPTGYSNVGYGNAAAPWVGGSGPGSAVMSQGGGASAGYGSSQGYGYGGNDASYGAPSGYGAVGGRPGSMPNSHGGGYADGSDGSGGYGNLNHQGNGQAGYGGGYGNVRQAQQQ from the exons CGAGAATCTCCTGAAGGAGTACTTCGCCAATTACGGCGAGGTTTTGCAGGTGACGGTGATGCGAGAGAAAGCTACAGGTCGTCCTCGAGGATTCGGATTCGTCGCATTCTCCGATCCAGCTGTCATTGATAGGGTTCTTCAGGAGAAGCACCATATCGATAATAGAGAT GTTGATGTGAAGAGAGCAATGTCTAGAGAAGAGCAGAGTCCTGGTGGGAGACCAGGGGGTTTTAATGCTTCTAGGAGTTTTGATAGCGGCGCTAGCGTTCGTACCAAGAAGATATTTGTCGGAGGTTTGCCTCCCGCTTTAACATCAGACGAGTTTCGGGCCTACTTCGAGACTTACGGCCCTGTTAGCGATGCGGTCATTATGATTGACCAGGCAACACAGCGTCCTAGagggtttggttttgtttcatTTGACTCGGAGGATTCTGTTGACCTTGTTTTGCACAAGACTTTCCACGATATGAATGGTAAACAAGTAGAGGTCAAAAGAGCTCTTCCTAAAGATGCTAATCCTGGAATAGCTGGGGGTGGTCGCGGTGGCTCTGGAGGTTTCCCCGGATATGGTGGTGGTTCTGGTGGAAGTTGCTATGAGGGTGGTCGTGTTGATTCGAGTAGTAGATACATGCCGCCTCAAAACGTTGGAAGTGGTTACCCTCCTTATGGTGCTTCTGGGTATGGTACTGGTTATGGTTATGGCAGCAACGGTGTTGGTTACGGCGGTTTTGGAGGGTACGGGAATCCAGCTGGTGCGCCATACGGGAATCCAGCTGGTGTCCCTGGAGCTGGGTTTGGAAGTGGTCCAAGAAGTTCATGGGGAGGACAAGCTCCAACGGGTTACAGTAATGTGGGATATGGAAATGCTGCTGCTCCGTGGGTTGGTGGTTCGGGTCCCGGTTCAGCAGTGATGAGTCAAGGAGGAGGTGCGTCTGCAGGTTATGGCAGTAGTCAAGGTTATGGCTATGGTGGAAATGATGCGTCTTATGGGGCTCCATCTGGTTATGGTGCAGTTGGTGGACGGCCTGGAAGTATGCCTAACAGCCATGGCGGTGGCTATGCCGATGGTTCAGATGGCTCTGGAGGCTATGGGAATCTGAATCACCAAGGGAATGGGCAAGCTGGTTATGGTGGAGGTTATGGAAATGTTAGGCAAGCTCAGCAACAGTGA